The proteins below come from a single Bacteroidota bacterium genomic window:
- a CDS encoding Smr/MutS family protein, producing the protein MFSKGDKVGFLNERGGGTFVKYVSKLVALVEIDNGFEIEYEIKYLVPVKTDYSKPTVEQLYLSAGKERPKKNVLLNKRKSSPDVLEVDLHIHELIDSYKNLSNWDMLQIQLEHLKRKLEFAQRSGIKKVVVIHGVGEGVLKHEIKKVLSGMTRLEYFDASYKKYGFGATEINFR; encoded by the coding sequence ATGTTTAGCAAAGGCGATAAAGTTGGTTTTTTAAATGAACGCGGAGGTGGTACTTTTGTGAAGTATGTGTCCAAATTAGTTGCTCTTGTTGAGATTGATAATGGATTTGAAATTGAATACGAAATAAAATACTTGGTTCCGGTTAAAACAGACTATAGTAAGCCCACAGTAGAGCAGCTCTATTTGTCAGCAGGAAAAGAGCGGCCTAAAAAGAACGTATTACTCAATAAAAGGAAATCATCTCCAGATGTATTAGAGGTAGATTTACATATTCATGAATTAATAGATTCGTATAAAAACCTGTCTAACTGGGATATGTTGCAAATTCAATTAGAGCATTTAAAAAGAAAATTGGAATTCGCTCAAAGGAGCGGTATTAAAAAGGTAGTTGTGATACATGGAGTTGGAGAAGGGGTTTTGAAGCATGAGATTAAGAAAGTTTTGTCGGGAATGACACGCTTAGAGTACTTTGACGCCTCATACAAAAAGTACGGGTTTGGTGCTACAGAAATTAATTTCAGATAA